The proteins below are encoded in one region of Streptomyces sp. NBC_00490:
- a CDS encoding YibE/F family protein, with protein MTTTHQSPFPPPEPPRRPGSGNGPGNRPGPADGQGDGYGPGAGPGDWPEQGNGTGDWFGQEPGSGGRAEQGAGSGGHGHDAGGEHGHGHGHGPGSGGGGTGGGGGGHGHSHSHGPAAPVSKHLRKVIAAILIPFGVAVIVGLVVLWPGGAPGHERTGVGFDRQTQQATVTKVVSVSCKSVNASGETPTGDTSTAEGSSAQQQADGDCKKATIRVDTGDDKGRTFTEIVQPDQSRQLDQGEKVVVAYEPSAPKDLQYSVTDVNRRLPMALLAGIFALAVVVVGRLRGVMALVALAISFMILNFFILPAILQGSNPLVVAVVGASAIMLIALYLCHGLSARTSVAVLGTLISLLLIGVLGSLFIDWAALTGNTDDNTGLIHGLYPSIDMSGLLLAGVIIGSLGVLDDVTVTQTSAVWELHEANPSMGWRDLYRAGIRIGRDHIASVVNTLVLAYAGAALPLLLLFSIAQSSVGTVANSELVAEEIVRTLVGSIGLVASVPVTTALAALVVAADRPQLPDSGTAPVGGRPAPAGAQSMSAGTQPTAARGGRGRRRKR; from the coding sequence GTGACCACGACACATCAGTCCCCGTTCCCACCGCCCGAGCCTCCTCGCAGGCCCGGTTCCGGAAACGGGCCCGGCAACAGACCCGGGCCCGCGGACGGGCAGGGCGACGGGTACGGTCCGGGCGCGGGCCCCGGCGACTGGCCCGAGCAGGGCAACGGCACAGGTGACTGGTTCGGACAGGAGCCCGGATCGGGCGGCCGGGCCGAGCAGGGGGCCGGTTCCGGCGGCCACGGGCACGACGCCGGTGGCGAGCACGGACACGGTCATGGGCACGGCCCCGGTTCCGGTGGCGGGGGCACCGGCGGCGGTGGTGGCGGACACGGTCACAGCCACAGCCACGGCCCGGCGGCCCCCGTCTCCAAGCACCTGCGCAAGGTCATCGCAGCGATCCTCATCCCCTTCGGCGTCGCCGTGATCGTCGGCCTCGTCGTGCTGTGGCCCGGGGGTGCGCCGGGTCATGAGCGCACCGGTGTCGGCTTCGACCGGCAGACCCAGCAGGCCACGGTCACCAAGGTCGTGAGCGTGAGCTGCAAGTCGGTCAACGCCTCGGGCGAGACCCCGACCGGCGACACCTCCACCGCCGAGGGCTCCTCCGCCCAGCAGCAGGCCGACGGCGACTGCAAGAAGGCGACGATCCGCGTCGACACCGGGGACGACAAGGGCCGTACGTTCACCGAGATCGTGCAGCCGGACCAGTCACGGCAGTTGGACCAGGGCGAGAAGGTCGTGGTCGCCTACGAGCCCTCCGCCCCCAAGGACCTGCAGTACTCGGTCACCGACGTGAACCGCCGGCTTCCCATGGCGCTGCTCGCCGGCATCTTCGCCCTCGCCGTCGTGGTCGTCGGGCGGTTGCGGGGCGTCATGGCGCTGGTCGCGCTGGCCATCAGCTTCATGATCCTGAACTTCTTCATCCTGCCCGCGATCCTGCAAGGCTCGAACCCGCTGGTCGTGGCCGTGGTCGGGGCGAGCGCCATCATGCTGATCGCCCTGTATCTGTGCCATGGACTGTCGGCGAGAACATCCGTCGCGGTGCTCGGCACACTGATCTCGCTGCTGCTGATCGGCGTGCTCGGCTCGCTGTTCATCGACTGGGCCGCGCTCACCGGCAACACGGACGACAACACCGGCCTGATCCACGGCCTGTACCCGTCGATCGACATGAGCGGTCTGCTGCTCGCCGGTGTCATCATCGGTTCGCTCGGTGTCCTCGACGATGTGACGGTCACCCAGACGTCGGCGGTCTGGGAGCTGCACGAGGCCAATCCGTCGATGGGCTGGCGCGATCTGTACCGCGCGGGCATCCGCATCGGCCGCGACCACATCGCGTCCGTCGTCAACACGCTCGTCCTCGCCTACGCGGGCGCCGCGCTGCCGCTGCTGCTGCTCTTCTCCATCGCGCAGAGCAGCGTGGGGACGGTCGCCAACAGCGAGCTCGTCGCCGAGGAGATCGTACGCACGCTGGTGGGATCGATCGGCCTGGTCGCGTCCGTGCCGGTGACGACCGCCCTCGCGGCCCTGGTGGTGGCGGCCGACCGGCCTCAACTCCCTGACTCCGGGACGGCGCCGGTGGGCGGGCGGCCGGCTCCGGCGGGAGCCCAGTCGATGTCGGCGGGCACCCAGCCGACCGCGGCACGAGGCGGGCGCGGGCGGCGGCGCAAGCGCTGA
- a CDS encoding SsgA family sporulation/cell division regulator — protein MGESVQAEVMMSFLVSEELAFRIPVELRYETCDPYAVRLTFHLPGDAPVTWAFGRELLIDGVGRPCGDGDVRIAPAEEDTLGEVLIRLQVGVDQALFRSSAAPLIAFLDRTDKLVPLGQEGALADFDAHLEEALDRILAEEQSAG, from the coding sequence ATGGGTGAGTCGGTACAGGCAGAGGTCATGATGAGCTTTCTCGTGTCCGAGGAGCTCGCCTTCCGCATCCCGGTGGAGCTGCGCTACGAGACCTGCGATCCCTACGCCGTGCGGCTCACCTTCCATCTGCCCGGTGACGCGCCGGTGACCTGGGCTTTCGGGCGTGAGCTGCTGATCGACGGCGTGGGGCGGCCGTGCGGGGACGGGGATGTGCGCATCGCGCCCGCCGAGGAGGACACGCTGGGTGAGGTCCTGATCCGCCTTCAGGTCGGCGTCGACCAGGCGCTGTTCCGCTCCTCGGCGGCGCCGCTCATCGCCTTCCTCGACCGCACCGACAAGCTGGTGCCGCTGGGCCAGGAGGGGGCGCTCGCCGATTTCGACGCCCACCTCGAGGAGGCCCTGGACCGGATCCTGGCGGAGGAACAGAGCGCGGGCTGA
- a CDS encoding IclR family transcriptional regulator has protein sequence MATVDTAPAERLAAPAPVRAVVPSPEPRLRPPEQPAATSRSRPGAPPAPASNPAPRAVSADSPESPHSTTLIGSVQRAMRLLESVAEHEHGAPAKQLARETGLALPTAYHLLRTLVHEGYLRRDKGLFFLGEAAERLSSSGAQEKRRSTIAETLAHWRDAIGVPVYYAIYRDGEIEVMCVSETPGNPAVEEWAGFRETAHAHAIGQCLLSQLGEDARRDHLDRYPVQAITPYTVRDNHTLLRRLDRARRMEPVFERQEYALGTVCAAIPITMGTTAATMAISLPAHQADRLAAATRQLQSEIGRLLGSLAISISI, from the coding sequence TTGGCCACGGTTGACACCGCACCCGCGGAACGCCTCGCAGCCCCCGCACCGGTCCGGGCGGTGGTCCCTTCGCCGGAGCCCCGGCTCCGGCCGCCGGAGCAGCCCGCAGCCACCAGCCGGTCGCGCCCGGGGGCACCCCCGGCACCGGCATCGAACCCGGCACCGAGAGCGGTCTCCGCCGACTCCCCGGAGTCACCGCACTCCACGACCCTCATCGGCTCCGTGCAGCGCGCGATGCGCCTGCTGGAATCCGTCGCCGAGCACGAACACGGCGCCCCCGCCAAACAACTGGCCCGCGAGACCGGCCTCGCCCTGCCCACGGCCTACCACCTGCTGCGCACCCTGGTCCACGAGGGTTACCTGCGCCGGGACAAGGGTCTGTTCTTCCTCGGCGAGGCGGCCGAACGGCTGAGCAGCAGCGGAGCACAGGAGAAACGTCGCAGCACGATCGCCGAGACACTGGCCCACTGGCGTGACGCCATCGGTGTACCCGTGTACTACGCGATCTACCGGGACGGTGAGATCGAGGTCATGTGCGTCTCCGAGACCCCGGGCAACCCGGCGGTCGAGGAATGGGCCGGCTTCCGCGAGACGGCGCACGCGCACGCGATCGGCCAGTGCCTGCTCTCCCAGCTCGGCGAGGACGCCCGCCGAGACCACCTGGACCGCTACCCCGTGCAGGCCATCACCCCGTACACCGTGCGGGACAACCACACGCTGCTACGGCGTCTGGACCGGGCACGACGGATGGAACCGGTCTTCGAACGGCAGGAGTACGCGCTGGGGACGGTCTGCGCGGCGATCCCGATCACCATGGGCACCACCGCCGCGACGATGGCCATCTCACTGCCCGCCCACCAGGCCGACCGACTGGCGGCCGCCACCCGTCAGTTGCAGAGCGAGATCGGACGCCTTCTGGGGTCACTGGCGATCTCTATCAGTATCTGA
- a CDS encoding DUF5326 family protein translates to MGDFFAGLPWWVKWIAVPVIALVVFGGLIASVVGFVIGLLFKLLVFVALVGGLIYVVRKFTSSSSSRGDW, encoded by the coding sequence ATGGGAGATTTCTTCGCGGGACTGCCCTGGTGGGTGAAGTGGATCGCGGTGCCGGTCATCGCCCTGGTCGTGTTCGGCGGGCTGATAGCCAGCGTCGTCGGATTCGTCATCGGACTGCTCTTCAAGCTGCTGGTCTTCGTGGCCCTGGTCGGCGGACTGATCTACGTGGTGCGCAAGTTCACGTCGAGTTCCTCCTCGCGCGGCGACTGGTGA
- a CDS encoding cupin domain-containing protein: protein MKAFRLDELEAERAANDGAYLQFLRERSMSVGLYALDAGEHDPQKPHNQDEVYFVVSGRAAITVGMETTQVARGSVVYVPAGVAHKFHHISEDLRVLVVFSPPES, encoded by the coding sequence ATGAAGGCATTCCGGCTGGACGAACTGGAGGCGGAACGCGCCGCCAACGACGGCGCCTACCTGCAGTTTCTGCGTGAGCGGAGCATGTCGGTCGGGCTGTACGCGCTGGACGCCGGTGAACATGATCCACAGAAGCCGCACAATCAGGACGAGGTCTACTTCGTTGTGAGCGGCCGCGCCGCGATCACCGTGGGCATGGAGACCACCCAGGTCGCGCGCGGCAGCGTGGTCTACGTACCGGCCGGTGTCGCCCACAAGTTCCACCACATCAGCGAGGACCTGCGAGTCCTCGTGGTGTTCTCTCCGCCCGAGAGCTGA
- a CDS encoding phage holin family protein produces the protein MKNFVVKTIANAGALAVAVWLLDKITLTGDSTGKKIATLILVALIFGIVNFLVKPVVKLLSLPLLILTLGLFTLVVNALMLMLTSWLADKLDLSFHVDGFWTAVLGALIISIVSWALNVVLPDGD, from the coding sequence ATGAAGAATTTCGTAGTCAAGACGATCGCCAACGCGGGCGCCCTGGCGGTCGCCGTCTGGCTGCTGGACAAGATCACCCTGACCGGTGACAGCACGGGCAAGAAGATCGCCACCCTGATCCTCGTCGCGCTGATCTTCGGCATCGTGAACTTCCTGGTCAAGCCGGTCGTCAAGCTTCTCAGCCTCCCGCTGCTGATCCTGACCCTCGGTCTGTTCACCCTGGTCGTCAACGCGCTGATGCTGATGCTGACCTCGTGGCTGGCCGACAAGCTCGACCTGAGCTTCCACGTCGACGGCTTCTGGACCGCGGTGCTCGGCGCCCTGATCATCTCGATCGTGTCCTGGGCGCTCAACGTCGTCCTGCCCGACGGGGACTGA
- a CDS encoding low molecular weight protein-tyrosine-phosphatase, whose translation MTYRVCFVCTGNICRSPMAESVFRARVAEDGLDGSVEVDSAGTGGWHEGDGADPRTVSVLEAHGYDGDHTARQFQPSWFSRLDLVIALDHGHLKALRRLAPTPQDAAKVRLLRSYDPSAGDDLDVPDPYYGGMDGFEECLEMVEAASEGLLTAVREDMEGRVA comes from the coding sequence GTGACGTACCGCGTCTGCTTCGTCTGCACCGGCAACATCTGCCGCTCGCCGATGGCCGAGTCCGTCTTCCGCGCCCGCGTGGCGGAGGACGGGCTCGACGGCTCGGTCGAGGTCGACAGCGCCGGCACGGGCGGCTGGCACGAGGGCGACGGCGCCGACCCGCGCACCGTGTCGGTCCTCGAGGCGCACGGCTACGACGGCGACCACACGGCCCGCCAGTTCCAGCCGTCGTGGTTCTCCCGCCTCGACCTCGTCATCGCCCTCGACCACGGCCACCTCAAGGCCCTGCGCCGCCTCGCGCCCACCCCGCAGGACGCGGCGAAGGTGCGGCTCCTGCGCTCCTACGACCCGTCCGCGGGCGACGACCTCGACGTACCGGACCCTTATTACGGGGGGATGGACGGCTTCGAGGAGTGCCTTGAGATGGTGGAGGCGGCGAGCGAGGGTCTGCTCACCGCGGTACGCGAGGACATGGAAGGACGGGTGGCATGA
- a CDS encoding cystathionine gamma-lyase, which translates to MSESTEGNGEGTRAVRAGLPEPVRNEPTLPGPAFAAHFHLPGEVGGPYTYGRDENPTWTLLERAIGELEAPGQGGLHTLVFASGMAAISSVLFSQLRAGDTVVLPNDGYQVLPLVRAQLEAYGIEVRTAPTGGDAQLEVLDGAKLLWIETPSNPGLDVCDIRRLVEAAHTRGALVAVDNTLATPLGQRPLELGADFSVASGTKQLTGHGDVLLGYVTGRDGEAMTAVRRWRKIVGAIPGPMEAWLAHRSIATLQLRVDRQNATALVLAEALKGRPDVTGLRYPGLPDDPSHKVASQQMRRYGCVVSFTLASRERAERFLDALRLVDDATSFGGVRSTAERRGRWGGDAVPDGFVRFSVGAEDPEDLVADVLRALDESAR; encoded by the coding sequence ATGAGCGAGTCGACCGAGGGCAACGGCGAGGGCACGCGCGCGGTACGGGCGGGACTGCCCGAGCCGGTCAGGAACGAACCCACCCTGCCGGGCCCGGCCTTCGCCGCCCACTTCCATCTGCCGGGCGAGGTGGGCGGCCCGTACACCTACGGCCGGGACGAGAACCCCACCTGGACCCTCCTGGAGCGCGCCATCGGCGAGCTGGAGGCGCCCGGGCAGGGCGGCCTCCACACGCTCGTGTTCGCCTCGGGCATGGCCGCCATCTCCTCGGTGCTCTTCTCCCAGCTGCGCGCCGGGGACACGGTCGTCCTGCCGAACGACGGCTACCAGGTGCTGCCCCTGGTGCGCGCACAGCTGGAGGCGTACGGCATCGAGGTGCGGACCGCGCCGACCGGCGGCGACGCCCAGCTGGAGGTGCTGGACGGCGCGAAGCTGCTGTGGATCGAGACGCCGTCGAATCCCGGGCTCGACGTGTGCGACATCCGGCGGCTCGTCGAGGCGGCACACACGCGTGGCGCCCTCGTCGCCGTCGACAACACCCTGGCGACGCCGCTCGGACAGCGCCCCCTGGAGCTCGGCGCCGACTTCTCGGTGGCCAGCGGCACCAAGCAGCTCACCGGGCACGGAGACGTCCTCCTGGGATACGTCACCGGCCGCGACGGCGAGGCGATGACCGCCGTACGACGCTGGCGCAAGATCGTCGGGGCGATCCCGGGGCCCATGGAGGCCTGGCTCGCGCACCGCTCGATCGCCACGCTCCAGCTGCGGGTCGACCGGCAGAACGCGACCGCGCTCGTGCTCGCCGAGGCCCTGAAGGGACGCCCGGACGTCACGGGACTGCGGTATCCGGGACTGCCCGACGATCCCTCGCACAAGGTCGCCTCGCAGCAGATGCGGCGCTACGGGTGCGTGGTCTCCTTCACGCTGGCTTCGCGCGAGCGTGCGGAGCGTTTCCTCGACGCGCTGCGGCTCGTGGACGACGCGACGAGCTTCGGCGGAGTACGTTCCACGGCCGAGCGGCGTGGGCGCTGGGGCGGGGATGCCGTGCCGGACGGCTTCGTCCGCTTCTCGGTCGGCGCCGAGGACCCGGAGGATCTGGTGGCGGATGTGCTGCGCGCGCTGGACGAGTCGGCGCGCTGA
- a CDS encoding LysR family transcriptional regulator — protein MDLALLRTFVTVHRAGSFTRAAALLGLSQPAVTSQIRTLERQLGRPLFLRQARGVTPTTIGDELAHKAAPHLDALVEITETGLDDESSLRTLHLAGPPEFVAERALPALTELTGEDGQGFALRASFGNAEETLEGLAAGHHDLAITTARPRGSLLTATALCDEVHVLVASPRWAKQISTGTLRRKGAPALENLPVIEVHESLPFVSRYWAAVFDSRPAAPGTVIVPDLRAALACAAAGAGLAVLPSYLCASALERGDVVALHHPAVPPLRTYFLVVRTGTLAMPHIARAHDWLLHAATDWC, from the coding sequence ATGGATCTGGCCTTGTTGCGGACCTTCGTGACCGTGCACCGGGCCGGCTCCTTCACTCGCGCCGCCGCGCTGCTCGGCCTCTCCCAACCGGCCGTGACCTCGCAGATCCGTACGCTGGAACGGCAGTTGGGCCGCCCTCTGTTCCTGCGACAGGCCCGCGGGGTGACCCCGACGACCATCGGCGACGAGCTCGCCCACAAGGCCGCTCCGCATCTGGACGCCCTGGTGGAGATCACCGAGACCGGCCTCGACGACGAGTCCTCCTTACGAACCCTCCACCTCGCCGGGCCCCCCGAGTTCGTCGCTGAACGGGCCCTGCCCGCGCTCACCGAGCTGACCGGCGAGGACGGCCAGGGCTTCGCACTGCGAGCCTCCTTCGGGAACGCCGAGGAAACCCTGGAAGGGCTGGCCGCCGGGCATCACGATCTGGCCATCACCACGGCCCGTCCACGCGGCTCCCTGCTCACGGCGACTGCGCTCTGCGACGAAGTGCACGTCCTGGTCGCCTCCCCCCGCTGGGCGAAGCAGATCAGTACCGGGACCCTGCGCCGCAAGGGAGCGCCCGCCCTGGAGAACCTCCCGGTGATCGAGGTGCACGAGTCGCTGCCGTTCGTCTCGCGCTACTGGGCTGCCGTCTTCGACTCCCGTCCGGCGGCCCCCGGCACCGTCATCGTCCCCGATCTGCGCGCGGCGCTCGCCTGCGCGGCGGCAGGCGCCGGACTCGCGGTACTGCCCAGCTATCTGTGCGCATCGGCCCTGGAGCGCGGCGACGTCGTCGCCCTGCACCATCCGGCGGTTCCGCCCCTGCGGACGTACTTCCTGGTGGTCCGTACCGGCACGCTGGCGATGCCGCACATCGCGCGCGCTCACGACTGGCTGCTGCACGCGGCCACGGACTGGTGCTGA
- a CDS encoding NUDIX hydrolase: MTVRPVVKRTARAVLLHGDDLILIKRTKPGMDPYWLTPGGGVEPTDATVVDALHREVYEELGAKITDVVPCFVDTVEHIGEDAAATGVKVQHFFVCRLESMDTSLRHGPEIDEPIGEYEIVRVPFTRVGIASVHLVPLSLRHYLDGNIEGVRAMHAPDLG; encoded by the coding sequence ATGACCGTCCGACCCGTGGTCAAGCGCACCGCACGTGCCGTTCTCCTGCATGGCGACGACCTGATCCTGATCAAGCGCACCAAACCCGGCATGGATCCCTACTGGCTCACGCCCGGTGGTGGAGTCGAGCCGACCGACGCGACCGTCGTCGACGCGCTGCACCGCGAGGTGTACGAGGAACTCGGCGCCAAGATCACTGACGTGGTGCCCTGCTTCGTCGACACCGTCGAGCACATCGGCGAGGACGCCGCCGCGACCGGGGTGAAGGTCCAGCACTTCTTCGTCTGCCGTCTGGAGTCCATGGACACCTCGCTGCGGCACGGTCCGGAAATCGACGAACCCATCGGTGAGTACGAGATCGTGCGGGTGCCGTTCACCCGTGTCGGGATCGCCTCCGTCCACCTCGTCCCGCTGTCCCTGCGGCACTACCTGGACGGGAACATCGAGGGCGTCCGTGCCATGCACGCCCCCGACCTGGGCTGA
- a CDS encoding globin domain-containing protein: MFEARHTMDAPTTASADNGTSGGGDGWFTSHKQPEPTPGSEQESAEGSRLAALRPVGRTPQGSDTAPPAQHAPQPTPAPPPALAAPPVSAEQTHSIATHAPHAIPNHGPTQPPPPDQHLPPQRANPAQAQQASPDAILIRRTMAEVAPVADKVTSYFYALLFVRHPDLRSLFPAAMDTQRDRLLKALLTAAEHIDNTPVLVDYLQNLGRGHRKYGTRPEHYPAVGECLIGALSKYAQNIWDPELEAAWVRTYTTISQVMIDAAATDELRAPAWWYAEVVAHDLRTPDVAVVTVRPDQPYPFLAGQYTSLETPWWPRIWRHYSFASAPRSDGLLSFHVKAVPAGWVSNALVHRARPGDILRLGPPTGSMTVDHTTDSGLLCLGGGTGIAPIKALIEDVAEHGERRPVEVFYGARTDHDLYDIDTMLRLQQSHPWLSVRAVIDQLARVQLPDAIRQYGPWNEFDAFVSGPPGMIRSGVDALRDIGIPSSRIRHDSVEELVVIGD, encoded by the coding sequence ATGTTCGAGGCGAGGCACACCATGGACGCTCCGACCACCGCGTCGGCCGACAACGGCACTTCCGGCGGCGGGGACGGCTGGTTCACGTCCCACAAGCAGCCGGAGCCGACACCGGGCAGCGAGCAGGAGTCGGCCGAGGGCAGCCGCCTGGCGGCACTGCGCCCGGTCGGCAGGACCCCACAGGGCTCCGACACGGCCCCACCGGCACAGCACGCCCCGCAGCCCACCCCGGCGCCACCGCCCGCTCTCGCCGCGCCACCTGTCTCGGCCGAGCAGACGCACTCAATAGCGACCCACGCCCCGCACGCGATACCGAACCACGGGCCGACGCAACCCCCGCCCCCGGACCAGCATCTGCCTCCGCAGCGCGCCAACCCGGCACAGGCCCAGCAGGCTTCTCCGGACGCGATCCTCATCCGCCGGACCATGGCGGAGGTCGCCCCCGTGGCCGACAAGGTCACCTCGTACTTCTACGCGCTCCTCTTCGTCCGCCACCCCGACCTGCGCTCGCTCTTCCCCGCCGCGATGGACACCCAGCGGGACCGGCTGCTCAAGGCGCTGCTCACCGCGGCGGAGCACATCGACAACACCCCTGTCCTCGTCGACTATCTGCAGAACCTCGGCCGCGGCCACCGCAAGTACGGCACCCGGCCCGAGCACTACCCGGCCGTCGGCGAGTGCCTCATCGGTGCGCTGAGCAAGTACGCCCAGAACATCTGGGATCCGGAGCTGGAGGCGGCCTGGGTCCGGACGTACACGACGATCTCGCAGGTGATGATCGACGCGGCGGCCACGGACGAACTGCGTGCCCCGGCCTGGTGGTACGCCGAGGTCGTGGCGCACGACCTCAGGACGCCGGACGTCGCGGTCGTCACCGTCCGCCCGGACCAGCCCTATCCGTTCCTCGCCGGCCAGTACACGAGCCTGGAGACGCCGTGGTGGCCGCGGATCTGGCGGCACTACTCCTTCGCCTCGGCGCCTCGCTCCGACGGTCTGCTGTCGTTCCACGTGAAGGCCGTCCCGGCGGGCTGGGTCTCCAACGCCCTGGTGCACCGCGCCCGGCCCGGCGACATCCTCCGGCTCGGTCCGCCGACCGGTTCGATGACCGTGGACCACACCACCGACAGCGGACTGCTCTGTCTGGGCGGCGGTACCGGCATAGCGCCCATCAAGGCACTGATCGAGGACGTGGCCGAACACGGCGAGCGCCGGCCGGTCGAGGTGTTCTACGGCGCCCGCACCGACCACGATCTGTACGACATCGACACCATGCTCAGGCTCCAGCAGTCCCACCCGTGGCTCTCGGTCCGCGCGGTCATCGACCAACTGGCGCGTGTCCAGCTCCCCGACGCCATCCGCCAGTACGGCCCCTGGAACGAGTTCGACGCCTTCGTCTCGGGCCCGCCCGGGATGATCCGCAGCGGTGTGGACGCCCTGAGGGACATCGGCATTCCGTCGAGCCGTATACGTCACGACTCCGTGGAGGAGCTCGTCGTCATCGGGGACTGA
- a CDS encoding HAD family hydrolase, which yields MARLHLFDLDGTLLYGTSSPVEISRQLGLEAETVALDQAISTGLIEPPEYAARVRELWAELTEAHVAAAFEGAPWLARIRDVWEEIRENGDYCAVVSLSPSFFVERLTTWGAHAAYGSRFPAVPFTEPVDPAGVLSAAAKVLIADRLCEEFGVSRADCVAYGDSSSDKDLFGTVPVSVAVNADSHLSGLATHAYTGRDLWDAYELVRHVR from the coding sequence ATGGCCAGACTTCATCTCTTCGACCTCGACGGCACCTTGCTGTACGGCACTTCCTCGCCTGTGGAGATCTCCCGGCAACTAGGGCTGGAAGCCGAGACCGTGGCACTCGACCAGGCGATCTCGACGGGGCTGATCGAGCCGCCCGAGTACGCCGCGCGGGTGCGTGAACTGTGGGCGGAGCTCACCGAGGCCCACGTGGCGGCCGCTTTCGAGGGCGCTCCGTGGCTGGCCCGCATACGTGACGTCTGGGAGGAGATCCGGGAGAACGGCGACTACTGCGCCGTCGTATCGCTCTCGCCGTCCTTCTTCGTCGAGCGGCTCACCACCTGGGGTGCCCACGCGGCGTACGGATCGCGCTTTCCCGCCGTGCCGTTCACCGAGCCGGTGGATCCGGCCGGGGTGCTCAGCGCCGCGGCCAAGGTCCTGATCGCCGACCGGCTGTGCGAGGAGTTCGGGGTGAGCAGGGCCGATTGCGTTGCCTATGGGGACTCGTCCTCGGACAAGGACCTCTTCGGCACGGTGCCGGTCTCCGTGGCGGTCAATGCGGACAGCCATCTGTCCGGTCTCGCGACCCACGCCTACACGGGCAGGGATCTGTGGGATGCCTATGAATTGGTGCGCCACGTACGGTAA
- a CDS encoding GNAT family N-acetyltransferase, protein MSTPSLADLPIRRLTLRDLAACADLSEDRGWPREEHKWGFLLTSGKGYGIDDPDGGLVSACVVTEYGPQDRPDLGAIGMVLVAERHARRGIGRRLMRHVIAAMSTTPLTLHATPNGRPLYEELGFKVTGRAEMVRGRFMAAGYEPAVATRAATAEDLTAILRLDAEVFGADRTHIVTRLPAFADQLRVAEENGRIIGYAGAWPNMDNHVVGPLIARDTETAKALIASLAADTDLKLRTDIDVRHEELLTWVKERGLASVAFNSVMTYGISELPGDWSRRFAPVTVAAG, encoded by the coding sequence GTGTCGACACCTTCCCTCGCTGATCTGCCCATCCGCCGACTGACGCTGCGCGATCTCGCCGCCTGCGCCGACTTGTCCGAGGACCGGGGGTGGCCGCGCGAAGAGCACAAGTGGGGCTTCCTCCTCACCTCCGGGAAGGGATACGGCATCGACGACCCCGACGGCGGCCTCGTCAGCGCCTGCGTCGTCACCGAGTACGGCCCGCAGGACCGCCCCGATCTGGGCGCCATCGGCATGGTCCTGGTCGCCGAAAGGCATGCACGCCGAGGCATCGGCCGCCGACTGATGCGGCACGTGATCGCGGCGATGAGCACCACCCCGCTGACCCTGCACGCGACGCCCAACGGCCGCCCGCTCTACGAGGAACTCGGCTTCAAGGTCACCGGCCGGGCGGAGATGGTGCGGGGCCGTTTCATGGCCGCCGGATACGAGCCCGCCGTCGCCACACGTGCGGCGACCGCGGAGGACCTCACCGCCATCCTCCGGCTCGACGCGGAGGTCTTCGGCGCCGATCGCACGCACATCGTGACGCGCCTGCCCGCCTTCGCCGACCAGTTGCGGGTCGCCGAGGAGAACGGCCGGATCATCGGGTACGCGGGCGCGTGGCCCAACATGGACAACCATGTCGTGGGACCGCTCATCGCCAGGGACACGGAGACGGCGAAAGCACTCATCGCCTCGCTGGCCGCCGACACCGACCTCAAGCTGCGTACCGACATCGACGTGCGGCACGAGGAGCTGCTGACGTGGGTGAAGGAGCGCGGGCTGGCGTCCGTTGCCTTCAACTCGGTCATGACCTACGGGATTTCGGAGTTGCCCGGTGACTGGAGCCGGCGGTTCGCGCCGGTGACGGTGGCGGCGGGGTGA